The following proteins are encoded in a genomic region of Nakaseomyces glabratus chromosome J, complete sequence:
- the MDJ1 gene encoding Mdj1p (CAGL0J04224g~Ortholog(s) have ATPase activator activity, unfolded protein binding activity) gives MKSTRSLLLQRRYLSLTHRRVLSSSVRQPLLRRGFHSTSSVKQEFKDPYETLGVKKSSSQSDIKKAYYKLAKKYHPDINKEAGAEKKFHDLQNAYEILSDESKRKQYDQFGAAAFSGGAGAGPGGPGAGPGGFNPFGNGFGFDFSGGQAGGAGGFGGINFEDLFGTAFGGGPFGSSSNSGRRSSSMFREYKGDTIEVIQNLDFKDAVFGKKNVSIKFRALDPCGTCNGSGLKSGASKTTCPSCHGSGTTVHVRAGFQMMSTCQTCGGEGTTVNASDFCKSCHGEGVNVNTQKTITVDLPHGLQDGDVVRIPGQGSYPDIAVDKEMAKSVKLSRGDILVRIRVNKDPHFSIKNKYDIWYTKEIPITTAALGGTVSIPTIEGTKIRIKVPAGTAPEQVISIPNMGVPKSSPYRNSAVQARGDMKIQYKVVIRKPQSKAEQCLWEALADVTNDTNAKRTMESFASSVEKSVEDKLSDNDNKTSNNSKETYNTTEDNSMNPDAPSTLGRLEKFISNTFKKIKGDKN, from the coding sequence ATGAAGAGTACACGATCATTACTGCTGCAAAGACGGTACTTGTCGCTGACACACAGGCGGGTGCTGAGCTCTAGTGTGAGACAGCCGTTGCTACGGAGAGGATTCCACTCTACATCGTCTGTGAAGCAAGAGTTTAAGGACCCTTATGAGACACTGGGTGTCAAGAAGTCATCGTCCCAGTCGGACATCAAGAAAGCGTATTATAAGCTGGCCAAGAAGTACCACCCGGATATTAACAAAGAGGCTGGCGCAGAGAAGAAGTTCCACGACTTGCAGAACGCGTACGAGATCTTATCCGATGAAAGCAAGAGGAAACAGTACGATCAGTTCGGCGCAGCTGCGTTCTCTGGTGGCGCGGGTGCTGGCCCCGGCGGGCCAGGTGCTGGTCCCGGTGGGTTTAATCCCTTTGGCAACGGGTTTGGCTTCGATTTCTCGGGAGGCCAGGCCGGTGGCGCTGGTGGTTTCGGAGGCATCAACTTCGAGGACTTGTTCGGAACTGCTTTCGGAGGCGGGCCATTCGGTTCCTCGTCAAACAGCGGGCGCAGGTCTTCCTCAATGTTCAGAGAGTACAAAGGTGATACCATCGAAGTCATACAGAACCTGGATTTCAAAGATGCAGTCTTCGGTAAGAAAAACGTATCGATTAAGTTCAGAGCGCTCGACCCTTGCGGAACTTGCAACGGTTCTGGTCTCAAGTCCGGCGCATCAAAGACCACTTGTCCGTCTTGCCACGGATCAGGTACAACTGTTCACGTAAGAGCCGGGTTCCAGATGATGTCCACTTGCCAGACGTGTGGCGGTGAAGGAACCACGGTGAACGCCTCCGATTTCTGCAAATCCTGCCACGGTGAAGGTGTCAATGTAAATACCCAAAAGACCATCACTGTTGACTTACCACACGGACTACAGGACGGAGATGTAGTCAGAATACCCGGCCAGGGTTCATACCCAGATATCGCTGTGGACAAGGAAATGGCAAAATCTGTCAAACTGTCCCGTGGTGATATCCTGGTGAGAATACGCGTCAACAAGGACCCGCATTTCAGCATAAAGAACAAGTACGACATCTGGTACACCAAAGAAATACCTATCACAACAGCAGCCCTGGGTGGTACTGTATCGATCCCCACCATCGAAGGCACAAAGATCAGAATCAAAGTCCCTGCTGGAACAGCCCCTGAGCAGGTCATCTCTATACCAAACATGGGTGTGCCTAAATCCAGCCCATACAGAAACTCTGCCGTCCAGGCTAGAGGCGATATGAAGATTCAGTACAAAGTCGTGATCAGAAAGCCGCAATCCAAAGCCGAACAGTGCTTATGGGAAGCCCTGGCTGATGTGACGAACGACACTAACGCCAAGAGAACTATGGAAAGTTTTGCCTCCTCGGTCGAGAAGTCTGTAGAAGACAAGCTCAGCGATAATGACAACAAGACTTCCAATAACTCTAAGGAGACGTATAACACAACCGAAGACAACTCTATGAACCCAGACGCCCCAAGCACCTTGGGTAGATTGGAGAAGTTCATCAGTAACACTTTTAAGAAGATCAAAGGTGACAAGAACTAA
- the RNH1 gene encoding RNA-DNA hybrid ribonuclease (CAGL0J04246g~Ortholog(s) have nuclear chromatin, nucleolus localization), producing MAKKKGGFYAVQNGRSTGVFTDWNQCSSQVKGYQGAVYKKFDTYQEAQAFSESSSGYGASHSSSGSGSGNRVRGTGGYRGTGGYRDTGGYRDSSSSNHEPVHAYFFGSGLTIDSTPNSSQSRSESYKSDNYKSSSSNTYKSPHSSNGKIKKKTYNTRSDKYYAVKNSNHPWQNQVFTNWSECQDYVKGRKGVSFKKFESEQGAYDFLDGNTESTDSRILGMSREDFKQQYRASDDHKPVQKVTTYCDGSSLGNGTHASKAGYGVYFPHNPSYNISKPLLIGPQTNNRAEIMAVSEALDTIWNDLTCHGNKVEYTIKTDSEYVSKLLNDRYSSYTEKEMETLPNKDLVKPLIEKYVKVKTYYDVNKDKFSNDKGLKIEWVKGHAGEPGNEMADLLARRGADQRN from the coding sequence ATGGCTAAGAAGAAAGGAGGATTCTATGCTGTTCAGAACGGTAGGAGCACAGGCGTCTTCACCGACTGGAACCAATGCAGCAGCCAGGTGAAGGGCTACCAAGGTGCTGTATATAAAAAGTTCGATACATATCAAGAGGCCCAAGCATTCTCGGAATCCTCAAGTGGTTATGGAGCTTCCCATTCCTCTAGTGGTAGTGGATCTGGGAACAGAGTTAGAGGTACGGGAGGGTATAGAGGTACGGGAGGGTATAGAGATACGGGAGGGTATAGAGACTCTAGTTCTTCAAACCATGAGCCAGTTCATGCCTACTTTTTTGGCTCTGGCCTAACCATTGATTCAACTCCAAATTCTAGCCAATCAAGATCAGAATCATATAAATCTGACAATTACAAGAGCAGTTCTAGTAATACGTACAAGTCACCCCACTCGAGCAATGGtaaaatcaagaaaaaaaccTATAATACCAGATCAGATAAGTACTACGCTGTGAAAAATAGTAATCACCCTTGGCAAAATCAAGTATTTACCAATTGGAGCGAATGCCAGGACTACGTTAAAGGTAGGAAAGGTGTTAGTTTTAAGAAATTTGAGAGTGAACAAGGGGCATATGATTTCTTGGATGGCAATACTGAAAGTACTGACTCAAGAATCTTAGGAATGTCAAGAGAAGATTTCAAACAGCAATATCGTGCTAGTGATGATCACAAACCTGTGCAAAAGGTTACTACTTACTGTGATGGTTCATCATTAGGAAATGGTACTCATGCTTCAAAAGCTGGATATGGTGTGTACTTTCCTCACAATCCATCATATAACATTTCTAAACCATTACTGATAGGCCCCCAGACTAATAATAGGGCTGAAATAATGGCAGTTTCTGAGGCGCTTGATACAATTTGGAACGATCTAACATGTCACGGAAACAAAGTCGAATATACTATCAAAACTGATTCTGAATACGTTTCTAAGCTTTTGAACGATCGTTATTCTAGTTATACGGAGAAGGAGATGGAAACTTTACCCAACAAAGATCTAGTAAAGCCTCTGATTGAGAAATACGTAAAAGTTAAGACATATTATGATGTCAACAAGGACAAATTCTCTAATGATAAAGGTTTAAAAATTGAATGGGTCAAAGGTCATGCTGGCGAACCAGGGAATGAGATGGCTGATCTGTTGGCGAGGAGAGGTGCCGATCAACGGAACTGA
- the ACH1 gene encoding acetyl-CoA hydrolase (CAGL0J04268g~Ortholog(s) have acetate CoA-transferase activity, acetyl-CoA hydrolase activity, succinyl-CoA hydrolase activity, role in propionate metabolic process, methylcitrate cycle, response to acetate and glyoxysome, mitochondrion localization) → MTVSKLLKERVRYAPYLAKVKTPEELIPLFKNGQYLGWSGFTGVGTPKAVPDALIKHVEDNNLQGKLRFNLFVGASAGPEENKWAEHDMIIRRAPHQVGKPIAKAINNGKIQFFDKHLSMFPQDLTYGYYTRDRTDGKILDYMIIEATAIKEDGSIVPGPSVGGSPEFISVSDKVIIEVNTATPSFEGVHDIDMPVNPPHRVPYPYTKVDQKIGVDSIPVDPERVIAIVESKTRDQVGPNTPSDDMSKAIAGNLIEFFRNEVKHGRLPENLLPLQSGIGNIANAVIEGLTDANFKHLNVWTEVLQDSFLDLFENGSLDYATATSIRLTEPGFERVFKNWDFYKSRLCLRSQVVSNNPELIRRLGVIAMNTPVEADIYAHANSTNVNGSRMLNGLGGSADFLRNAKLSIMHCPAARPTKVDPTGISSIVPMVSHVDQTEHDLDVLVTDQGLADLRGLSPRERAREIINKCAHPDYKPLLQDYLDRAEHYATKHGCLHEPHMLKNAFKFHTNLAEKGTMKVESWDPVE, encoded by the coding sequence ATGACTGTCTCTAAACTTTTAAAAGAGAGAGTTAGATACGCTCCATATTTGGCTAAGGTCAAGACCCCAGAAGAGCTGATTCCATTGTTTAAGAATGGTCAGTACTTGGGTTGGTCTGGTTTCACTGGTGTTGGTACACCAAAGGCTGTGCCTGATGCTTTGATTAAGCATGTTGAGGACAATAATCTGCAAGGCAAGCTAAGATTTAACTTATTTGTTGGTGCATCTGCTGGTCcagaagaaaacaaatggGCTGAACATGACATGATCATCAGAAGAGCTCCTCATCAAGTTGGTAAGCCAATTGCAAAGGCCATTAACAACGGTAAGATTCAGTTCTTCGACAAGCACTTGTCTATGTTCCCACAAGATCTAACATACGGTTACTACACGAGGGACAGAACCGATGGTAAGATTCTTGACTACATGATTATTGAAGCCACCGCCATTAAGGAAGATGGTTCCATCGTTCCGGGTCCATCTGTTGGTGGTTCTCCAGAATTCATCTCTGTCAGTGATAAAGTTATCATTGAAGTGAACACGGCTACTCCATCATTCGAAGGTGTTCATGACATTGACATGCCCGTAAATCCTCCTCACAGAGTTCCATACCCATACACCAAGGTTGACCAAAAGATTGGTGTAGACTCCATCCCTGTTGACCCAGAGAGAGTCATTGCTATCGTTGAATCTAAGACCCGTGACCAAGTTGGTCCAAACACTCCATCCGACGATATGTCTAAGGCTATTGCTGGTAACCTAATTGAATTCTTTAGAAATGAAGTTAAGCATGGTAGATTACCAGAAAACTTGCTACCTCTACAAAGTGGTATTGGTAATATTGCTAATGCAGTCATTGAGGGTTTGACCGACGCTAACTTTAAGCACCTGAATGTCTGGACCGAAGTCTTGCAAGACTCATTCTTGGAtctatttgaaaatggtTCCCTTGACTACGCAACTGCTACATCCATTAGATTGACTGAGCCAGGCTTTGAAAGAGTTTTCAAGAACTGGGATTTCTACAAGTCTAGATTATGTTTGAGATCTCAAGTTGTATCAAATAACCCAGAATTAATTCGTAGATTGGGTGTGATTGCTATGAACACTCCTGTTGAGGCTGACATTTACGCACACGCTAACTCCACAAACGTGAATGGTTCCCGTATGCTAAATGGTTTAGGTGGCTCTGCTGACTTCTTGAGAAATGCTAAGCTGTCCATTATGCATTGTCCAGCAGCCAGACCAACTAAGGTTGACCCAACTGGTATTTCCAGTATTGTTCCTATGGTTTCCCATGTTGATCAAACAGAACACGACTTGGATGTCTTGGTCACTGACCAAGGTCTAGCAGATTTGAGAGGTCTATCACCAAGAGAGAGAGCCCGTGAGATTATCAACAAATGTGCTCATCCAGACTACAAGCCATTGCTACAAGACTACTTGGACAGAGCTGAACATTATGCTACTAAGCATGGTTGTCTACATGAACCTCATATGTTGAAGAATGCTTTCAAGTTCCATACCAACTTAGCTGAAAAGGGTACCATGAAAGTTGAGTCTTGGGACCCTGTTGAATAG
- the FUS3 gene encoding mitogen-activated serine/threonine-protein kinase FUS3 (CAGL0J04290g~Ortholog(s) have MAP kinase activity and role in MAPK cascade, pheromone-dependent signal transduction involved in conjugation with cellular fusion, regulation of ascospore formation), producing MGKKIVFNISSDFQLKSLLGEGAYGVVCSAVHKPTGEIVAIKKIVPFDKPLFALRTLREIKILRRFQHENIISIFDIQKPESFEKFNEVYIIQELMQTDLHRVIATQTLTDDHIQYFIYQTLRAIKTLHGSNVIHRDLKPSNILINSNCDLKVCDFGLARIIDSGENGDNEVDKIGMTEYVATRWYRAPEVMLTNAKYSRAMDIWSCGCILGELFLKRPLFPGKDYRHQLLLIFGLIGTPDSSDKSMECIESRRARQYIASLQKYPPVRPLQKAFPGVNPVGVDLLSRMLVFDPRERISADDALAHPYLSTYHVPEDEPAGEPIPPDFFQFDQYKEVLTTKDLKKLLWNEIFHEQAT from the coding sequence atgggcAAGAAAATTGTCTTCAACATTTCCAGCGACTTCCAACTTAAATCACTGTTGGGAGAAGGCGCTTATGGAGTTGTTTGTTCTGCGGTTCATAAGCCTACGGGTGAAATTGTAGCtataaagaaaattgtTCCATTTGATAAGCCGTTGTTTGCATTGCGGACATTAAGGGAAATAAAGATACTAAGAAGGTTTCAAcatgaaaatataatttcAATCTTTGATATACAGAAACCAGAAAGTTTTGAGAAATTTAACGAGGTCTACATTATTCAAGAGTTAATGCAAACTGATTTACATCGAGTCATTGCCACACAAACACTAACTGATGATCACATCCAATATTTTATCTATCAAACTTTAAGGGCAATCAAAACATTGCATGGATCAAATGTTATACACCGTGACCTTAAACCTAGTAATATATTGATCAACTCAAATTGTGATTTAAAGGTTTGTGACTTTGGATTAGCTAGGATAATAGATAGCGGGGAGAATGGTGATAATGAGGTCGACAAGATCGGAATGACGGAATATGTTGCAACTCGATGGTATCGAGCACCAGAAGTGATGTTAACAAATGCCAAGTATTCAAGAGCGATGGACATATGGTCTTGTGGATGCATACTTGGGGAGTTATTTTTGAAACGACCACTATTTCCTGGGAAGGATTACAGACACCAATTGTTGCTAATTTTTGGATTAATTGGTACGCCAGACTCATCTGACAAAAGCATGGAATGCATAGAGTCGAGAAGAGCGAGACAATATATTGCATCTCTGCAAAAATATCCGCCTGTTCGGCCATTGCAGAAAGCATTTCCGGGAGTTAATCCCGTGGGTGTGGATCTTTTATCTCGCATGCTAGTATTTGACCCTAGAGAGCGAATATCAGCTGATGACGCTTTGGCACATCCTTATCTGTCTACTTATCATGTTCCAGAGGATGAGCCTGCCGGTGAACCTATACCTCCTGATTTCTTTCAGTTTGATCAGTACAAGGAAGTTCTTACCACAAAGGATCTAAAGAAATTGTTGTGGAACGAAATCTTTCATGAACAAGCAacttaa
- the PEP1 gene encoding type I sorting receptor (CAGL0J04312g~Ortholog(s) have signal sequence binding activity, role in Golgi to endosome transport, Golgi to vacuole transport, protein targeting to vacuole and Golgi apparatus, fungal-type vacuole localization) produces MRLPSIFLVFFYLFARTLCWSPEVSLLHGVDSLASIIPFDDSSTILSVGRKGVNVSHDYGRTWETKLRNKGEYPVSVTLNTFRPNSRAFVFLNGKLYGTHNEGSDWFESKFPSDRQLTKALTIDFSPFAKDVIIASFVAKDNQNDEKEFNYVSTDDGKSFRVLDVGQEYESMRCRFLSISHESNFPHNDNIICMTKTSSPDQNKLLLSENRGKSFKELSIGEDIAFDNFYLTNSYLVIRSIRDIHNKAAEVDLYVSSDAKDFKKAYLPTTLRRSDIRRIIELLGRKMFITLTRSSESNVQDDNGNTLFTDGLVSNSDGLKFTSFSTSASKSRTTITPVEFLNGTFIQKQVGRNSGGYSISIDNGNTWRKLKYSDKGNKNPIKCQDENDCNLELLIPQIFHGPTAGILVMLGHINDNFSDQQTFISRDGGLNWEMGLEFPGIYATGDLGNVIVACPVDPSSDNDPQSEIYYSLDQGMTWSEYQLDEMFIPIDVINITPDGSGLSFILTGFSLDKPDDQRPNIDNRVTYLIDFNNVHDGKKCKAKDYEKFELAEGSCINGAKYTFNRRKQSAKCIGGEVFKDLLFDMEVCTECQEQDYECSSEFIKDSKGVCVVDEKWLSATGNCPSTDIKKPAMRLIADNMCKKELPIQSKSVSCKNKNPSDPKDIPKKPKEGDRPTFGTGDIQATFNTFKGKVRFYQYFDTDEDESLILATSEGEAYISHDSGQTYTHFNYNKPKVHEIVFNEYFNSSAYIFDIDGNLHVTHDRGYTFDTIRLPASLQLGLPLNFHSKDPNTFIYYGGKNCKSIFDTNCHIVAFITRDGGKSFSELLPNAIHCEFVGSSLKLSDSDDLLFCQVKDETSSKTRQRSLVSTTDYFETEPKVVFQKILGYMTNGEYVIIAVPGENHEITAYVTMDGDEFAETLLPYDLDIEQPEAFTVLGSSTGSVFLHFTSFQENSVAFGSLLKSNTNGTSYVKLQSNVNRNEAGYVDFEKVQGLDGIILTNVVTNADEIKDGSSQKHLRTKITFNDGVDWEYIKPPKKDSSGDSYHCKSNKLEHCSLNLHSYTERKDFRDTFSSGSALGMMIGVGNVGDKLLPFEECSTFLTIDGGKSWTEIKKGAYQWEFGDHGGILILSRDGEMTNSISYSTDFGKSWYDYQFSDEKVLVSDIVTVPQDSALRFLLITADRIGRGFESGTVTVDFSGLFKRQCVLDFNNENHDDFDYFSIGNSENECIFGHKVKYLRKNSEECYVGAVSLSQFTRVMKNCTCTRADFECDYNFVRQYDGTCKLVDGLQPGNEAAICKKDPDLVEYFQSTGYRKIPLSTCQGGLKLDGRTEPLPCPGKEKEFKQKYGISGSSFFLLFFVPFLFFVSAGWFVYDRGIRRNGGFARFGEIRLGDDQLIEENTTDKVVNTIIRFGVASFEVMAGGFGIIRRIANNSFNRITGRMNGRYRPSYSNLMHDDFLDEADDLLAGHDDDANDLASFMDDDSNFDIEDETTSVNDSGYRDQSPETENVVDSNN; encoded by the coding sequence ATGCGATTACCCAGTATctttttagtatttttttaccTCTTTGCGAGGACCTTGTGCTGGTCTCCTGAAGTAAGCTTACTCCATGGAGTCGACTCGCTTGCGAGTATTATACCGTTCGATGATTCGTCTACCATATTATCTGTGGGGCGAAAAGGCGTTAATGTCAGTCATGACTACGGAAGAACTTGGGAAACAAAATTGAGAAATAAGGGTGAATATCCGGTAAGTGTAACACTGAATACTTTTAGACCAAATAGCAGAgcttttgttttcttgaaTGGTAAACTTTACGGAACACATAACGAAGGTTCTGACTGGTTTGAAAGTAAATTCCCGAGTGACAGACAACTCACAAAAGCATTAACAATTGATTTTTCACCTTTTGCGAAAGATGTTATAATAGCAAGTTTTGTTGCTAAAGACAAtcaaaatgatgaaaaagaGTTTAATTATGTTTCAACCGATGATGGTAAGTCTTTCAGAGTTCTAGATGTAGGCCAAGAATATGAAAGCATGCGATGCCGGTTTCTGTCGATATCGCATGAAAGTAATTTTCCTCATAATGACAACATTATTTGTATGACGAAAACAAGTAGTCCTGATCAAAATAAGTTATTACTATCGGAAAACAGAGGAAAGTCATTCAAAGAGTTGTCAATTGGTGAAGATATTGCCtttgataatttttatttgacTAATTCATACCTGGTAATAAGATCCATTAGAGACATACATAACAAAGCTGCCGAAGTTGATCTTTATGTATCCAGCGATGCCAAGGACTTCAAGAAGGCTTACCTCCCAACTACCTTGAGAAGATCTGACATACGTAGGATTATTGAACTACTAGGACGAAAAATGTTCATTACTCTTACCCGTAGTAGTGAGTCAAATGTTCAAGATGACAATGGCAATACATTATTTACGGATGGATTGGTGTCAAATTCAGATGGTTTGAAATTTACAAGTTTCTCAACATCCGCCAGTAAATCTAGAACAACAATAACGCCAGTGGAATTTTTGAACGGTACATTTATTCAAAAACAGGTTGGACGTAATTCTGGTGGATACTCAATTTCAATAGATAACGGTAACACATGGAGAAAGTTGAAGTATTCTGATAAGGGGAATAAAAATCCTATCAAATGtcaagatgaaaatgattgCAACTTAGAACTTTTAATCCCACAGATATTTCATGGTCCTACTGCTGGTATCCTTGTAATGCTTGGTCATATCaatgataatttttctGACCAACAGACTTTTATATCAAGAGACGGAGGTCTTAATTGGGAAATGGGACTTGAGTTTCCAGGGATTTATGCTACAGGTGATCTCGGTAACGTTATAGTTGCATGTCCAGTTGACCCATCTAGTGACAATGACCCGCAAAGCgaaatatattattctttagATCAAGGTATGACCTGGAGTGAATACCAGCTCGATGAAATGTTTATTCCTATCGATGTCATAAACATTACCCCTGATGGTTCAGGGTTATCATTTATATTAACTGGGTTTTCTTTAGATAAACCTGATGACCAAAGACCCAATATTGACAACAGGGTCACATACCTAATCGATTTTAACAACGTTCACGACGGTAAGAAGTGTAAAGCAAAAGATTATGAGAAGTTTGAATTAGCAGAAGGTTCTTGCATTAATGGCGCGAAATACACTTTCAACAGAAGAAAGCAATCAGCAAAATGTATTGGTGGGGAAGTTTTTAAGGATTTACTATTTGATATGGAAGTTTGTACAGAGTGTCAGGAGCAAGATTATGAATGTTCATCGGAGTTTATTAAGGATTCAAAGGGTGTATgtgttgttgatgaaaaatGGCTTAGTGCTACTGGTAACTGTCCGTCTACTGATATTAAGAAGCCAGCAATGAGATTGATTGCAGATAATATGTGTAAAAAGGAATTACCAATTCAATCTAAATCAGTATCATGTAAAAATAAGAATCCAAGTGATCCAAAGGACATTCCAAAGAAGCCGAAGGAAGGTGACAGACCGACATTTGGTACCGGTGATATTCAAGCTACATTTAACACATTCAAAGGAAAAGTTAGATTTTATCAATACTTCGACACAGATGAGGACGAATCCTTAATCTTGGCAACATCCGAGGGAGAAGCGTATATATCTCATGATAGCGGTCAAACATACACCCATTTTAATTACAACAAGCCTAAAGTTCATGAAATTGTGTTCAATGAGTACTTCAATTCTTCTGCATACATATTTGATATCGATGGAAACTTGCACGTTACACATGATCGTGGGTATACATTTGATACAATTAGATTACCAGCAAGTCTACAATTAGGATTGCCATTAAACTTCCACTCAAAGGACCCTAAtacttttatatattatggCGGTAAAAATTGTAAGTCAATTTTTGATACAAATTGCCATATTGTGGCTTTTATAACTAGAGATGGGGGTAAATCATTCTCTGAACTTCTACCAAACGCAATACACTGTGAATTTGTTGGCTCGTCTCTAAAACTGTCTGATAGCGatgatttattattctGTCAAGTTAAGGATGAAACAAGTTCAAAAACACGTCAAAGATCCTTAGTGTCTACCACCGACTATTTTGAAACCGAGCCAAAGGttgtatttcaaaaaattctaGGTTACATGACGAATGGTGAGTATGTGATCATTGCAGTACCCGGAGAAAATCATGAAATAACGGCTTATGTTACAATGGATGGTGATGAATTTGCCGAAACTTTGCTACCATATGACTTAGATATTGAACAACCTGAAGCTTTCACTGTCTTAGGATCAAGTACTGGTTCGGTGTTCTTGCATTTTACCtcatttcaagaaaatagTGTTGCTTTTGGTAGCTTGTTGAAATCCAATACAAATGGTACATCATATGTAAAATTGCAGTCCAATGTTAATAGAAATGAAGCAGGTTATGTTGACTTTGAAAAGGTTCAAGGTCTAGATGGTATTATTCTAACAAATGTGGTTACTAACGCTGACGAAATAAAGGATGGTAGTAGCCAGAAACATCTACGAACTAAGATTACATTCAACGATGGGGTTGATTGGGAGTATATTAAACCCCCAAAGAAAGACAGCTCTGGTGACAGTTACCACTGCAAATCTAATAAGCTGGAGCATTGTTCTTTGAACCTACACAGCTAtactgaaagaaaagatttTAGGGACACGTTTTCATCTGGTTCGGCATTAGGTATGATGATTGGTGTAGGTAATGTGGGAGATAAACTGCTACCATTTGAAGAATGCTCCACTTTCTTGACTATTGATGGGGGCAAGTCTTGGACTGAAATAAAGAAGGGCGCGTACCAATGGGAGTTTGGTGATCACGGAGGTATATTGATACTTTCGCGTGACGGAGAAATGACTAACAGCATATCATATTCTACAGATTTTGGGAAAAGTTGGTATGATTACCAATTCAGTGATGAAAAGGTATTAGTTTCGGACATAGTTACTGTTCCTCAAGATTCAGCATTGCGTTTCTTACTTATTACTGCAGATAGAATAGGAAGAGGGTTTGAATCAGGAACAGTAACTGTCGACTTTTCAGGATTATTCAAGAGACAATGTGTTTTGGatttcaataatgaaaatcacgatgattttgattatttctCTATAGGAAATTCTGAGAATGAATGCATTTTTGGACACAAAGTTAAATATTTGAGGAAGAATTCGGAAGAGTGTTACGTTGGTGCTGTAAGTTTATCTCAGTTTACCAGAGTCATGAAAAATTGTACTTGTACGAGAGCTGACTTTGAATGTGATTATAATTTTGTTAGACAATACGATGGAACTTGTAAACTGGTTGATGGCCTACAACCAGGGAATGAGGCAGCTATATGTAAGAAGGACCCCGATCTTGTAGAATACTTCCAATCAACAGGATATAGGAAAATACCGCTATCTACTTGCCAAGGTGGATTGAAATTGGATGGCCGTACTGAGCCACTACCTTGTCCTGGCAAAGAAAAGGAGTTCAAGCAAAAGTATGGTATTAGTGGatcatcattttttttgctcttctttgttccatttctcttttttgtttctgcTGGTTGGTTTGTGTATGACCGAGGTATTAGAAGAAATGGCGGATTTGCAAGATTTGGGGAAATACGTCTTGGAGATGACCAATTGATAGAAGAGAACACAACCGATAAAGTTGTGAATACGATTATAAGATTTGGTGTTGCTTCATTTGAAGTTATGGCAGGGGGATTTGGTATAATACGTCGCATTGCTAACAATAGTTTTAACAGAATTACTGGCCGAATGAATGGACGGTACAGACCATCTTATTCGAACTTAATGCATGATGATTTCCTTGACGAAGCTGATGATTTGTTAGCCGGCCATGACGATGACGCTAACGACTTAGCAAGTTTCATGGATGACGACAGCAACTTTGACATCGAAGATGAGACTACTTCAGTAAATGACTCTGGGTATAGAGACCAATCACctgaaacagaaaatgtAGTTGACTCGAATAACTGA